The Flavobacterium sp. CBA20B-1 genome includes the window ATAGGACTTTTCATTGTGAGTTTATTTGAAGAACCGTTTGATAGAAAAGCTATTATGTTGCCGATAGTTACATTTGGACTTTTAGGAATACTATATTGGGTATATACATCACGAACAATAGGTTATGAAATTTCGAAGGAAGGCGTAAAAATAGTTAAAGGAAATGATTTTGAACTTATAAAAAAAGATACAATTTTAGAGGTTAAAGATATTGAATATAGTGATTTACGATTTTCTATAAGAACATTTGGCAATGGTGGTTTATTTGGATATTCAGG containing:
- a CDS encoding PH domain-containing protein, producing the protein MFKASLGKSVKIITFIFVGLFLLIGIVLIGLFIVSLFEEPFDRKAIMLPIVTFGLLGILYWVYTSRTIGYEISKEGVKIVKGNDFELIKKDTILEVKDIEYSDLRFSIRTFGNGGLFGYSGSFRNKKFDDMTWFLTRKDTLVMIVTEKQKFVLSPDDRELFITKVSELIQ